The following are from one region of the Achromobacter xylosoxidans genome:
- a CDS encoding aldehyde dehydrogenase family protein translates to MQNKLFIDGRFVDAAAGGTIDVLNPHDATLITAIAAAEAEDVDRAVAAAQRAFPAWSRMAAAERGRLLLKLADLIEANAEELAQLETLDTGHPIRDTRGLDVPRTAGCFRYFGGMADKLQGSVIPVEAGFLNYVQRAPIGVVGQIVPWNFPLMFTSWKLGPALAAGNTVVLKPSELTPLSTLRIAELMAQAGFPEGVVNMVPGYGHTAGQRLAEHPGVGKIAFTGSTATGRRIVQASQGNLKRVQLELGGKGANIVFDDANLDAAVNGAAWAIFHNQGQACIAGSRLMLHEKIADAFLERFTTLANSIRLGDPRSPDTEMGPLTSAQHRDKVLSYVGIAAEQGARLLAGGKAPGGELARGYYVAPTIVEARPQDRVAQEEVFGPFVTVLRFGSDEEALSIANATDYGLGSGLWTRDLARAHKLAGAIHAGMCWINCYKRVNPGSPFGGVGQSGYGREMGFEAMHDYTEARSVWVNVDAAVPPHYKR, encoded by the coding sequence ATGCAGAACAAACTCTTTATCGACGGCCGCTTCGTGGACGCGGCCGCAGGCGGCACCATCGACGTGCTCAACCCGCACGACGCGACCCTCATCACCGCCATCGCCGCCGCCGAAGCCGAAGACGTGGACCGCGCCGTAGCGGCCGCGCAACGCGCCTTTCCCGCCTGGTCGCGCATGGCGGCGGCCGAACGCGGACGCCTGCTGCTCAAGCTGGCCGACCTGATCGAAGCCAACGCGGAAGAACTGGCGCAGCTGGAAACGCTGGACACCGGCCATCCGATACGCGACACGCGCGGCCTGGACGTGCCGCGCACCGCCGGCTGCTTCCGTTACTTCGGCGGCATGGCCGACAAGCTGCAGGGCAGCGTCATCCCGGTGGAAGCGGGCTTTCTCAACTACGTGCAGCGCGCCCCCATCGGCGTGGTCGGGCAGATCGTGCCGTGGAACTTCCCGCTGATGTTCACCAGCTGGAAGCTGGGCCCGGCGCTGGCCGCTGGCAATACGGTGGTGCTCAAGCCGTCCGAACTCACCCCGCTGTCGACCCTGCGCATCGCCGAACTGATGGCTCAGGCGGGCTTTCCGGAAGGCGTGGTCAATATGGTCCCCGGCTACGGCCACACCGCTGGCCAACGCCTGGCCGAGCATCCCGGCGTGGGCAAGATCGCCTTCACGGGGTCGACTGCCACCGGCCGCCGCATCGTGCAAGCGTCCCAGGGCAACCTCAAGCGCGTACAGCTGGAACTCGGCGGCAAGGGCGCCAACATCGTATTCGATGACGCCAACCTCGACGCCGCCGTCAATGGCGCGGCCTGGGCCATCTTCCACAACCAGGGCCAGGCCTGCATCGCGGGCTCGCGCCTGATGCTGCATGAGAAGATCGCCGATGCCTTTCTGGAGCGCTTCACGACGCTGGCGAACTCCATCCGGCTGGGCGACCCGCGTTCGCCCGACACCGAAATGGGGCCGTTGACCTCGGCGCAGCATCGCGACAAGGTCCTGTCCTACGTGGGCATCGCCGCCGAACAGGGCGCGCGCCTGCTGGCTGGCGGCAAGGCGCCCGGCGGCGAGCTGGCCCGCGGCTACTACGTCGCGCCCACCATCGTCGAGGCCCGGCCGCAGGACCGCGTCGCGCAGGAAGAAGTCTTCGGCCCTTTCGTCACGGTGCTGCGCTTTGGCAGCGACGAGGAGGCGCTCTCCATCGCCAACGCCACCGACTACGGCCTGGGCAGCGGCTTGTGGACGCGCGACCTGGCGCGCGCCCACAAGCTGGCGGGCGCCATCCATGCCGGCATGTGCTGGATCAATTGCTACAAGCGGGTCAATCCCGGCAGTCCGTTCGGCGGCGTGGGCCAGTCCGGCTATGGACGCGAAATGGGCTTCGAAGCCATGCATGACTACACTGAGGCCAGGTCCGTGTGGGTCAACGTGGACGCCGCCGTGCCGCCGCACTACAAGCGCTGA
- a CDS encoding hydroxyquinol 1,2-dioxygenase: MNTATPTTVFGSLKDYRKGSIEITQGSPRHYVFSNIFEVAANSAPYEKVVVGKNLEYVIETLRAEGVSPWYACSHDEFAILMDGQVEVEFLALDQPPAAADGTVLAGAAPAGKAMGRVLLGRGHQCLLPAGCAYRFTAPYPGVLLVQTRAGELSVEKWAGICLQ; the protein is encoded by the coding sequence ATGAACACCGCAACACCGACCACCGTCTTCGGCTCGCTGAAGGACTACCGCAAGGGCTCCATCGAGATCACGCAAGGCTCGCCGCGCCACTACGTCTTTTCCAACATCTTCGAGGTGGCCGCGAACTCGGCGCCCTACGAAAAGGTCGTCGTCGGCAAAAACCTGGAATACGTCATCGAAACGCTGCGCGCCGAAGGCGTGTCGCCCTGGTACGCCTGCAGCCACGACGAGTTCGCGATCCTGATGGACGGCCAGGTCGAGGTTGAGTTCCTGGCGCTGGACCAGCCCCCCGCAGCCGCGGACGGCACGGTGCTGGCGGGCGCGGCGCCCGCCGGCAAGGCCATGGGCCGCGTGCTGCTGGGCCGCGGACACCAATGCCTCTTGCCCGCCGGCTGCGCCTACCGCTTTACCGCGCCGTATCCGGGCGTGCTGCTGGTCCAGACCCGCGCCGGCGAATTGTCCGTCGAGAAGTGGGCGGGCATCTGCCTGCAGTAA
- a CDS encoding Bug family tripartite tricarboxylate transporter substrate binding protein, with amino-acid sequence MKPQLLALTACMAASTASHVQAQEEWPARAIRIVVAFPAGSPGDTAARIVADAVGQSLKQPVIIENRPGAGGNIGAEAVARAPADGYTFLEAPDTVVTINPAIYRKLNFKADDLTPVVALANFNQMLVCSAASGLRTLAQLDTQAKKTPGALSYASGGQGVPGHLAMELYLSGAGLDILHVPYKGPSPATQDVLAGQVPCGYLASPVVAPYVAAGKLHGLAVSGSARSVQAPDVPTMQQAGVAGYDATFREMLFAPKGTPAAIVQRMNTEVARALALPEVKQKLQGNDLDPQPESPDATAQRLRDDAAKWTGVIRKINLKVD; translated from the coding sequence ATGAAACCGCAATTACTTGCGCTGACAGCCTGTATGGCCGCCAGCACGGCGTCGCACGTCCAGGCGCAGGAGGAGTGGCCCGCGCGCGCCATCCGCATCGTGGTCGCCTTCCCCGCGGGATCGCCGGGCGACACCGCCGCGCGCATCGTGGCCGACGCCGTGGGGCAGTCGCTCAAGCAGCCCGTCATCATCGAGAACCGCCCCGGCGCGGGCGGCAACATCGGCGCCGAAGCGGTGGCCCGTGCTCCCGCCGACGGCTACACCTTCCTCGAAGCGCCCGACACCGTCGTCACCATCAATCCCGCCATCTACCGCAAGCTGAATTTCAAGGCCGACGACCTCACGCCGGTGGTCGCGCTGGCGAACTTCAACCAGATGCTGGTGTGCTCGGCCGCTTCGGGCCTGCGCACACTGGCGCAGCTGGACACGCAGGCCAAGAAGACGCCCGGCGCCCTCAGCTATGCCTCCGGCGGCCAGGGCGTGCCTGGCCATCTGGCAATGGAGCTCTATTTGTCGGGCGCCGGCCTGGACATCCTGCACGTCCCTTACAAGGGGCCGTCGCCCGCCACGCAGGACGTGCTGGCCGGCCAGGTGCCCTGCGGCTATCTGGCCTCGCCGGTGGTAGCGCCCTACGTCGCGGCCGGCAAGCTCCACGGGCTGGCAGTGTCGGGCAGCGCACGCTCGGTCCAGGCGCCCGACGTGCCGACCATGCAGCAGGCCGGCGTGGCCGGCTACGACGCCACCTTCCGCGAAATGCTGTTCGCGCCCAAAGGCACGCCGGCCGCCATCGTGCAACGCATGAATACCGAGGTGGCGCGCGCCCTGGCGCTTCCGGAAGTGAAGCAGAAGCTGCAGGGCAACGACCTCGATCCGCAGCCAGAATCGCCCGACGCCACGGCGCAGCGTTTGCGCGACGACGCCGCCAAATGGACCGGCGTCATCCGCAAGATCAATCTCAAGGTGGACTGA